A section of the Marinoscillum sp. 108 genome encodes:
- a CDS encoding HupE/UreJ family protein has translation MSEFQIYYDLGLQHILDKNGYDHIIFVIALCALYQAEDWKSVLTLVTSFTLGHSITLALATFSIVEVDPDLIEFLIPVTIFITAVFNLFSRTENTHVSIRNYFFAGFFGLVHGLGFSNYLKTLLGKDESIITQLFAFNIGLEVGQLIIVASLLVIGFVLVSMAGVSRRDWKMVISAAVAGISLVLIIESNYL, from the coding sequence ATGTCAGAATTTCAGATTTATTACGATTTAGGGTTGCAGCACATTTTAGATAAAAATGGATATGATCACATCATTTTTGTCATTGCCCTATGCGCGCTTTATCAGGCAGAGGATTGGAAGAGTGTGCTCACTCTGGTGACATCCTTTACGCTCGGTCACTCCATTACACTTGCGCTAGCCACATTTTCCATCGTGGAGGTAGATCCGGATCTTATAGAATTTCTGATTCCGGTCACCATTTTCATTACGGCAGTGTTCAACCTTTTTTCTCGCACAGAGAATACACATGTAAGCATTCGAAATTACTTTTTTGCGGGCTTCTTTGGGCTGGTGCATGGCCTGGGTTTTTCCAACTATCTCAAAACCCTGTTGGGAAAGGATGAAAGCATCATCACCCAACTTTTTGCATTTAATATTGGTTTGGAGGTTGGTCAATTGATTATCGTAGCCTCGCTGCTTGTTATCGGCTTTGTGCTGGTGAGTATGGCCGGGGTGAGCAGGAGAGATTGGAAAATGGTCATTAGTGCAGCGGTGGCTGGCATCTCTCTTGTGCTGATTATCGAATCAAATTATTTATAA
- a CDS encoding zinc-dependent metalloprotease: protein MRTLYFTLAAMAVFACSPKSTPSTSSSSYETTLATYKKYEGFFDFYWDADKGKVFLEVENLGEEFLYVNYLAAGLGSNDIGLDRGQVGDNRIVKFERSGPKILLIQPNYGYRAVSENKEEVRSVNEAFAQSVLWGFKVEKEQNGKVLIDITDFLLADAHGVSETLKKSKEGTYTLDASRSALYLEMTKNFKDNSEFESTITFKGTPTGSNIRSVAPTAESITVRMHHSFVRLPDDEYVPRKFDPRSGYYSSSYQDYATPIEEPLVKQLIFRHRLEKKNPEAEMSEAVEPIIYYVDKGAPEPVKSALIEGASWWNQAFEKAGFINAFQVYVLPDSIDPLDINYNVIQWVHRSTRGWSYGSWIADPRTGEILKGHVSLGSLRIRQDFLIATGLLQPYEEGKEPSDEMLEMALARLRQLAAHEVGHTLGLYHNFAASADGRASVMDYPHPNILLGENGEIDLSDAYDTGIGEWDEFAIRYGYSVFKENEDSYLQDIIDEWISDGYHFIMDSDARPKGGAHATAHLWDNGENAATELVRLSAIRAKVLSTFSEKAIKTGQPISSLEEVLVPMYFLHRYQIEAAAKLVGGQHYTYKAKGDGLPLPQKVDATTQQAAIDALVGTLSPTFLGLPPHLLDLLSPKVPGYGRTRESFKSNTGVTFDPVAAAEMSAEMTLQMLFQPERIERITQQNLQKSTFPGWKELMSRVNDQTWNANYPDGLAKEIKMVVEKRVLYHLMNLSVSSATEMTKALANFELERLVKTISTKMKATSDPLISAHYAHSIRLYQQFLEEPGDFKLPSTLSPPDGSPIGMDCMME, encoded by the coding sequence ATGAGAACATTGTACTTCACCCTCGCAGCCATGGCTGTTTTTGCGTGCTCGCCAAAGTCTACCCCTTCTACGAGCAGCAGCAGCTACGAAACCACTTTAGCTACCTATAAAAAGTACGAAGGCTTTTTCGATTTTTACTGGGACGCCGACAAGGGAAAGGTCTTTTTAGAAGTGGAAAACCTGGGAGAGGAGTTTCTCTATGTCAACTATCTGGCGGCGGGGCTGGGTTCCAATGACATTGGGCTGGACCGAGGACAGGTAGGTGATAACCGAATCGTGAAGTTTGAGCGAAGTGGACCCAAAATATTACTCATCCAACCCAACTACGGCTATAGGGCCGTCAGCGAAAATAAGGAAGAAGTCCGCTCGGTCAATGAGGCCTTTGCACAGAGTGTCCTCTGGGGTTTCAAAGTGGAAAAAGAACAAAACGGGAAAGTATTGATTGACATCACGGACTTTCTCCTCGCAGATGCTCATGGTGTGAGCGAAACGCTTAAAAAGTCCAAAGAGGGCACTTACACCCTGGACGCCAGCAGGTCCGCACTTTATTTGGAAATGACCAAAAACTTCAAAGACAATTCGGAGTTCGAATCCACGATCACATTCAAGGGTACCCCAACAGGGAGCAACATCAGATCAGTAGCCCCAACTGCGGAATCCATCACCGTGAGAATGCATCACTCCTTTGTGCGCTTACCAGATGATGAGTATGTCCCTCGAAAATTTGACCCCAGAAGTGGTTACTATTCGTCCTCTTATCAGGATTATGCCACACCCATAGAGGAGCCATTGGTCAAACAGCTGATCTTCCGTCATCGGTTGGAAAAGAAAAACCCGGAAGCCGAAATGAGTGAAGCGGTGGAGCCTATCATTTATTATGTGGATAAGGGAGCCCCTGAACCCGTAAAGTCCGCTTTGATAGAAGGTGCCAGCTGGTGGAATCAGGCCTTTGAAAAAGCCGGATTCATTAACGCTTTTCAGGTTTATGTACTTCCTGACAGCATAGATCCTCTGGACATCAATTACAATGTGATTCAATGGGTACACAGATCTACCCGAGGCTGGTCCTATGGCTCATGGATCGCCGACCCCCGAACCGGAGAAATTCTGAAAGGGCATGTTTCATTGGGTTCATTGCGAATTCGTCAGGATTTTCTGATTGCCACTGGTCTGCTACAGCCGTACGAAGAAGGCAAGGAGCCCAGTGATGAAATGCTGGAGATGGCGCTAGCCCGACTCAGACAGCTGGCGGCTCACGAAGTGGGCCACACCCTGGGGCTTTATCACAATTTTGCGGCAAGCGCAGATGGTCGGGCTTCAGTCATGGATTACCCACACCCGAATATTCTATTGGGGGAAAATGGTGAGATAGATCTTTCTGATGCGTATGATACGGGCATTGGGGAGTGGGATGAATTTGCCATACGGTATGGATACTCTGTGTTCAAAGAAAATGAGGATTCCTATTTGCAAGACATCATTGATGAGTGGATCTCTGATGGCTATCACTTCATCATGGATTCGGATGCTCGTCCGAAAGGCGGTGCTCACGCCACGGCACACCTCTGGGACAATGGTGAAAATGCAGCCACTGAATTGGTGCGCCTCTCAGCAATAAGAGCAAAAGTACTTTCTACATTTTCGGAGAAAGCCATCAAAACCGGTCAGCCAATTTCTTCTCTGGAAGAGGTGTTGGTTCCGATGTACTTCCTACACAGGTATCAGATAGAAGCTGCCGCCAAGCTCGTTGGGGGTCAGCATTATACCTATAAAGCCAAAGGCGACGGCCTGCCACTGCCACAGAAGGTGGATGCTACCACTCAACAAGCTGCCATAGACGCTCTCGTCGGCACCCTTTCTCCTACTTTTCTGGGACTGCCGCCACATTTACTCGACCTATTAAGCCCCAAAGTCCCCGGGTATGGCAGAACCCGTGAAAGTTTCAAATCGAACACGGGCGTCACTTTCGATCCAGTAGCAGCAGCGGAGATGTCTGCAGAAATGACCCTGCAAATGCTCTTTCAACCTGAGCGCATTGAACGAATCACTCAGCAAAATCTTCAAAAAAGCACCTTTCCGGGCTGGAAAGAACTCATGAGCAGAGTCAATGATCAGACATGGAATGCCAATTACCCTGACGGGTTGGCCAAAGAAATCAAAATGGTAGTGGAAAAACGCGTGTTATACCACCTGATGAATCTGTCTGTTAGTTCCGCCACAGAGATGACCAAAGCCCTTGCCAACTTTGAACTCGAAAGACTCGTGAAAACGATATCCACCAAAATGAAGGCCACCAGTGATCCACTCATCAGTGCACACTATGCACACAGCATCCGCCTCTATCAGCAGTTTCTGGAAGAGCCAGGTGATTTCAAATTACCATCCACCTTGTCACCACCCGATGGTAGCCCTATAGGGATGGATTGTATGATGGAGTAA
- a CDS encoding DUF6702 family protein has translation MYLILWLLLHPYHVSVCEIVIGTEAPTLQITHRMFTEDLELALRRHTEDPSLHVIEDSSVVMSALKSYFQKNFSLWVNDENKDFVFLRFEIEDDLTWCFLEVTDVRDLKLLHVQNSLLLDLFDDQKNLLHVKSGMLKKSYLLDKETVSAQFVLE, from the coding sequence ATGTATCTCATCCTTTGGCTCTTGCTCCACCCCTATCACGTCAGCGTTTGTGAAATAGTCATCGGTACGGAAGCACCGACCTTACAAATCACACATCGAATGTTCACGGAAGATTTGGAGCTCGCTTTAAGAAGGCATACGGAAGATCCATCCCTCCACGTGATCGAGGACTCATCGGTGGTGATGAGCGCATTGAAATCCTATTTTCAAAAGAATTTTTCTCTCTGGGTGAATGATGAGAACAAAGACTTTGTGTTTCTTCGATTCGAAATAGAAGATGATCTGACCTGGTGCTTTCTGGAGGTGACCGATGTACGTGACCTTAAGCTACTGCATGTGCAGAATAGTCTCCTTCTTGACCTGTTTGATGATCAAAAAAACCTCCTGCATGTCAAATCTGGTATGCTTAAAAAAAGCTACTTACTGGATAAGGAGACTGTTTCCGCTCAATTTGTTCTGGAGTAA
- a CDS encoding DUF427 domain-containing protein → MKAFWNGQLIAESNETVVVENNHYFPPSDIKSAYFKPSTTHTVCPWKGTASYYTLEVDGKTNMDAAWYYPETSELAKHIKGYIAFWKGVEVTE, encoded by the coding sequence ATGAAAGCATTTTGGAACGGACAGCTCATTGCTGAGAGCAACGAAACAGTGGTAGTCGAGAATAATCACTATTTCCCACCATCAGATATTAAGTCGGCGTATTTCAAGCCAAGCACCACTCATACGGTATGCCCCTGGAAGGGCACTGCCAGTTATTACACTTTGGAGGTAGATGGAAAGACTAATATGGATGCCGCCTGGTACTACCCGGAAACCAGTGAGCTGGCAAAGCATATCAAAGGCTACATAGCTTTCTGGAAAGGGGTAGAAGTGACAGAGTAA
- a CDS encoding 2'-5' RNA ligase family protein: protein MGEPTTKIQRLYFVALIPPEPIKSEVWQMKEEVKSKYGSKAALKSPAHITLHMPFTFRVDREDQIIHCLQEAVTGTPSIRIKHDGFGCFEPRVIYVNVEKTAPLENLKKNVVKQMRLNLKLQNADYKNLPFHPHMTIAFRDLKKATFQEAWPEYRQRSYEANWECGTVCLLKHTGKDWAVLEEVVF from the coding sequence ATGGGAGAACCAACGACCAAAATCCAGCGCCTTTACTTTGTAGCATTGATTCCTCCGGAACCCATCAAATCGGAGGTGTGGCAAATGAAGGAAGAGGTGAAGAGCAAATATGGATCAAAAGCAGCATTGAAGTCTCCGGCTCATATCACTCTGCACATGCCGTTCACCTTTAGGGTGGATCGAGAAGACCAAATCATTCATTGTTTGCAGGAGGCTGTGACTGGTACTCCCTCTATTCGGATCAAGCACGATGGATTTGGGTGTTTTGAACCTCGAGTGATTTATGTCAATGTTGAAAAAACAGCTCCCCTTGAAAACCTTAAAAAGAATGTGGTCAAGCAAATGCGGTTGAACCTGAAACTTCAAAACGCCGATTATAAAAACCTGCCGTTTCACCCACATATGACCATTGCATTCAGGGATTTGAAAAAAGCAACCTTTCAGGAGGCATGGCCAGAATATCGACAAAGATCCTATGAAGCCAATTGGGAATGTGGTACTGTTTGTTTGCTCAAACATACAGGCAAAGACTGGGCGGTATTGGAGGAGGTAGTTTTTTAG